The window AAACTCAGGTTTCTGATTTTGTAAATTTTCGAAAGATATGCTATGCTGGCTTTGAATAGCAAGCTCAAAAAGGCTATTTTCTCTTTTTTTATCAAAGCTTAGGTCACCATAATTTGACTTAAACAATAAGTTTTCTTTACCAACAAAAGTGATTGTTGCAAATGAACATTCGAAAATCCCAGCGGCAATTTCACTAATAACATCAAATTGATTTTCGGGTTGAGAATCTAGTATTTCATAATATTCTAAATTCTGTAAACGACCATCTTCATTATCATTAATAAATTTTAAAGGGGAATTATGACCAAGCATGGATTGACGTGTAAATAAAATTAAAGGTATCAATTATCTTTATTTCATTAAGTAAAATGTTTGTATTAATCGATCAAATGCATAATTTTATAAACAATTATCTGTTTAATTTAGTTAGTATTACTATTTAAAACCACTCAATTTCACCAAAAAATAAACAATGAGATTATATATAGAACGGAAACCTGTTAAAGTTAATCCAGATACCAAACGCGTAATTGCCCGTTTTTTTTTTAACGGAGAAGATAGAGCTTTAGAAGTAATTAGAAAAGTTTTAAAGTTTCCAGATGATAAAGTTTTTTCTTTAATTTCTCCGATTTTACAGGAATATTCTAAAAGGCACCGAAACATTACAAAAATTTTAAATCGTCATTGTAAAAAGCTCAAAAAGCAATTTCAATCTTTAAATGTTGATTTTGAGGATTTGGATCCTTACATGAAACTGTTGATTGGTTCATACTTTACCCATGAATATTCTATCGAATCAGCAGCATTTTTTAATCCTAGTATTGTTGAAGACCCGGATCAAACTGATTTGGTTGAAGGGGAGAAAAGAGTGATTATCAGCTTCAGAGCTGTTGGGGAAGGCCATATTTCTTCTATAGTTTTCAGACGAGCTTTGATTGATGCTAAAAATAACATCCAAGTTTTGCCCGTTGGTAATTATGTTGATGAAGCTGAAATTATCAAAAATGCCATTTATGTTAAAAAGTTGTTTTTTAAGAAGGCAGCTTATGCACAAATTGACGTTTCAGTTCTGGAAGAAGTTGAATCTAAATTAGATGATAAATTTGAATATACAACCTTAAGTAATATCATAAAAGATTCTAAAACACTTCATAAGGATAATCAACTGCGCCAAATGGAATACGATAAGGTTCTTTGGTTATCGGATACCTATCATACTTTAAGTTTTTCTAAAGACACAGATATTTCAGACCGTGTAATTTTTCCTATATCTGAATTTGAAAAAAAGGGAATAGAAGATGCTCGATTTGTTAAATTTATAACTGACAGTGGTAAAATACTTTACTATGCTACTTATACAGCATTCGATGGTTCGTTAATTATTCCAAAATTAATTCAGACAGAGGATTTTTATGAGTTTAAAGTAATTCCACTTTATGGTGATGGCGCTCAAAATAAAAACCTTGCACTTTTTCCAAGGAAGATTAATGGCAAATACATTATGATGAGTAGAATAGATGGGTGGAATAATTACCTTATGTATTCTGATAAACTTAATGTTTGGGAAAATCCAATTTTACTAAAACAACCTCGCTACGATTGGGAATTAGTTCAAATTGGAAATTGTGGTTCTCCTATTGAAACCGAAAAAGGATGGCTGCTCATTACTCACGGCGTTGGGCCAATGCGTAGATATTGTATTGGTGCAGTTCTGTTAGATTTAGAAGATCCAAGTATTGAAATTGGTCATTTAAAAGAGCCGTTAATAATTCCTAATAATGATGAGCGTGAAGGTTATGTGCCAAATGTGGTGTACTCTTGCGGATCAATCATTAGTAATGGAGAGTTGATTATTCCTTATGGATTATCGGATTATAGTTCTTCTTTCGCAACTGTTAATCTAAATCTGTTACTGGAAAAGCTGTTAGATAATCATTCAGCATAAAAAAAGGTTGACTTATATAAGTCAACCTTTTTTTTATTTATTTATGTGTGGTCTCCGCATCAACTAGCGGCGTAACCAAATTTCCATATTCAATTTCTGCAGCCTGCAAAACTGTTAAATGAGAGATAAAATAAGCTAGTGTACTCTCCGCACCTTGATTTCTATTTACACTATTGAACTGCAATCCATCAGCGCATCCATGAGTTTCATAATCATATAATGGGATATGTAAGCTGTTTTTTCCTAAAAACCATTCATAGCTAATTTGCATTTTGCTTAAATACTGATCGTCTTTTGTGATCGCGAATGTTTTGGAATACAATAGCACCATCGCCATAGTTTCTAAGGCTTGTTGATCGTATATTGGGTTTTTTCCTTGTTTTTTCATCCAACCTGCATTGCCAACAGGATTTAGATAGCCATTTTCAAAAGAGAAGCTATCTAAAAATGCAATTGCTTCCATTGCAGTTTTATATGATTCTTTATTTCCTGTTACCTCGTAATGAGATAGTAAAGCTAAAGGTAAAATCGCGTTATCGTAGGTAAGCATTTCTTCAAACCAATGCCAATCTCCGTCTTTATTTGAACTATATGCGTTAGTGAGCTTTTTAGATAATCTGTTAATTTCTTTAACTAACAGCTCATCTCCAGGATGTGCATTTAGATAATATGAAATACCGATAATTGTATTTGCTATTGCCCTTAAATATTTCAAATTATTGAAATG is drawn from Pedobacter mucosus and contains these coding sequences:
- a CDS encoding glycoside hydrolase family 130 protein translates to MRLYIERKPVKVNPDTKRVIARFFFNGEDRALEVIRKVLKFPDDKVFSLISPILQEYSKRHRNITKILNRHCKKLKKQFQSLNVDFEDLDPYMKLLIGSYFTHEYSIESAAFFNPSIVEDPDQTDLVEGEKRVIISFRAVGEGHISSIVFRRALIDAKNNIQVLPVGNYVDEAEIIKNAIYVKKLFFKKAAYAQIDVSVLEEVESKLDDKFEYTTLSNIIKDSKTLHKDNQLRQMEYDKVLWLSDTYHTLSFSKDTDISDRVIFPISEFEKKGIEDARFVKFITDSGKILYYATYTAFDGSLIIPKLIQTEDFYEFKVIPLYGDGAQNKNLALFPRKINGKYIMMSRIDGWNNYLMYSDKLNVWENPILLKQPRYDWELVQIGNCGSPIETEKGWLLITHGVGPMRRYCIGAVLLDLEDPSIEIGHLKEPLIIPNNDEREGYVPNVVYSCGSIISNGELIIPYGLSDYSSSFATVNLNLLLEKLLDNHSA